In Sphingomonas sp. SORGH_AS_0950, the following are encoded in one genomic region:
- a CDS encoding MFS transporter, with the protein MASIPLPAIERDHPVSRPAAPLAAPRQRYGAARLSAFGSLEVPAWGAELAIALFVPQIYASHYGIPLAALGIILFLVRLWSVVTDPIVGALSDRSRTRFGRRKPWIAGGGLLFGLASIALFFPPTAPGPLYLATTLFVYTIGWTMIEVPSWAWAGEVSGDYHERTRIMTYQQVLRSIGLLLILVLPTLMDRGSAAAPNAKLHVSGAFVLATLLPTLLLTLSALPEPALPSQSHHRIGFWRTATIVFRDRLLLRVLASDLAVTAGQSIRAGLIAFFCISYMGLAQWASGLYLLQFVFGVVAGPLWLAIGRRLGKRETAITGELVQAAINIGLLAVFPDTLWLLVALAVAQGLTQGSGNLMLRAMVADVADAHELATGHNRTGLFFSVFSLASKAGPAIGIGLALPLLAWVGFRPGGHSAPAALEALKYVFALGPAAAHIISAALIWHFPLDQTRHAAIRRALDTRAASVPVEA; encoded by the coding sequence ATGGCCAGCATTCCCCTGCCCGCAATCGAACGCGATCACCCCGTGTCCCGACCGGCGGCACCCCTTGCCGCACCACGCCAGCGTTACGGCGCGGCACGGCTGAGCGCCTTCGGATCATTGGAGGTTCCCGCCTGGGGTGCGGAGTTGGCGATCGCCCTCTTCGTCCCGCAAATCTATGCGAGTCACTACGGCATTCCCTTGGCCGCGCTCGGGATCATCCTGTTCCTGGTCCGCCTTTGGAGCGTCGTCACCGATCCGATCGTCGGTGCCCTGAGCGACCGCAGCCGCACCCGTTTCGGTCGCCGCAAACCCTGGATCGCGGGCGGCGGGCTCCTGTTCGGGCTGGCGTCCATCGCCCTCTTCTTCCCGCCAACGGCTCCCGGGCCACTCTATCTGGCGACGACGCTGTTCGTGTACACCATCGGATGGACGATGATCGAAGTGCCGTCCTGGGCCTGGGCAGGCGAGGTGTCCGGCGACTATCACGAGCGCACCCGCATCATGACCTATCAACAGGTGCTGCGGTCGATCGGCCTGTTGCTGATCCTGGTCCTGCCGACGCTGATGGATCGAGGAAGCGCGGCTGCGCCGAACGCGAAGCTCCATGTATCGGGCGCCTTCGTCCTGGCGACGCTGTTGCCCACGCTCCTCCTGACCCTGTCCGCGCTGCCTGAGCCCGCGCTGCCGAGCCAGTCGCATCACCGCATCGGATTCTGGCGGACGGCCACGATCGTCTTTCGAGACAGGCTGCTCCTGCGCGTGCTCGCCTCCGACCTGGCGGTGACCGCGGGCCAGTCGATCCGCGCCGGGCTGATCGCCTTCTTCTGCATCAGCTATATGGGTCTGGCGCAATGGGCGAGCGGCCTGTACCTGCTGCAATTCGTCTTCGGCGTCGTCGCCGGGCCGCTCTGGCTGGCGATCGGGCGGCGGCTGGGCAAGCGCGAGACGGCGATCACGGGCGAGCTGGTGCAGGCGGCGATCAATATCGGCCTGCTCGCGGTCTTTCCCGACACGCTGTGGCTGCTGGTCGCTCTGGCGGTGGCGCAGGGGCTGACCCAGGGCTCGGGCAACCTGATGCTGCGCGCGATGGTCGCGGACGTCGCCGATGCCCATGAACTGGCGACGGGGCACAATCGCACCGGCCTGTTCTTCTCCGTCTTCAGCCTGGCGTCCAAGGCGGGCCCCGCGATCGGCATCGGCCTCGCGCTCCCGCTCCTCGCCTGGGTGGGTTTCCGGCCCGGAGGGCATAGCGCGCCCGCCGCGCTGGAGGCCCTGAAATACGTCTTCGCGCTCGGCCCCGCCGCCGCGCACATCATCTCGGCTGCGCTGATCTGGCACTTCCCGCTCGACCAGACCCGCCACGCCGCGATCCGCCGCGCGCTCGACACCCGCGCGGCCTCCGTTCCCGTCGAAGCCTGA
- a CDS encoding TauD/TfdA family dioxygenase: protein MTVIQHQFDNAADAQSPLDIVPVAGRIGAEIRGVALSGDLDDLTVDAIKRALGRHKVIFFRGQTQLDDEAHEAFAARLGEPLAHPTVPVAEGSRFLLELNSREGEAASQWHTDITFLPAFPAASILRALVIPPAGGDTLWANAVAAYEGLSAPLKALVHDLRAVHTNAYDYATASPEASSEAIRRHREIFASTVYETEHPVVHVHPVTGEKALLLGNFVKSFVGLSRDDSNRVFQILQDQITKPENTVRWRWQPGDVAIWDNRATQHRAIADFGRQKRHLRRATIAGSVPVAVDGGSSRALKPERLLEAAE, encoded by the coding sequence ATGACCGTGATCCAACACCAATTCGATAACGCCGCCGACGCGCAGAGCCCGCTCGACATCGTCCCCGTCGCCGGGCGGATCGGCGCGGAGATCCGGGGCGTCGCCCTGTCCGGCGACCTGGACGACCTGACCGTCGATGCGATCAAACGGGCGCTCGGCCGCCACAAGGTGATCTTCTTCCGCGGCCAGACCCAGCTGGACGACGAAGCGCACGAGGCCTTTGCCGCCCGGCTCGGCGAACCGCTGGCGCATCCGACCGTCCCGGTGGCGGAAGGATCGCGCTTCCTGCTCGAACTCAACTCGCGCGAGGGCGAGGCGGCGTCGCAATGGCATACCGACATCACCTTCCTGCCCGCCTTCCCCGCCGCGTCGATCCTGCGCGCGCTGGTGATCCCGCCGGCGGGCGGCGACACGCTCTGGGCGAATGCCGTCGCCGCCTATGAAGGTCTGTCCGCCCCGCTCAAGGCCCTGGTCCACGACCTGCGCGCGGTCCACACCAATGCCTATGACTATGCCACCGCCAGCCCCGAGGCATCGTCGGAGGCGATCCGCCGCCACCGCGAGATATTCGCCTCCACCGTCTATGAGACCGAACATCCGGTGGTGCACGTCCATCCGGTGACGGGCGAAAAGGCGCTTCTGCTGGGCAATTTCGTCAAGAGCTTCGTCGGACTGAGCCGTGACGATTCCAACCGGGTGTTCCAGATCCTACAGGATCAGATCACCAAACCGGAAAACACCGTCCGATGGCGCTGGCAACCGGGCGATGTGGCGATCTGGGACAATCGTGCGACCCAGCACCGTGCGATCGCGGATTTCGGCAGACAGAAGCGCCACCTGCGCCGCGCGACGATCGCCGGATCGGTGCCGGTCGCGGTCGACGGCGGCTCTAGCCGCGCGCTGAAGCCCGAGCGACTGCTCGAAGCCGCCGAGTGA
- a CDS encoding ABC transporter ATP-binding protein: MSLPPSAPILIEDLSVAYGDHRVLDGLSLAVGSGSITALLGGNGAGKSTTLSTLLGFTRAQSGRIAVCGVDPGTAPDAARRHIAYLPENVALYEHLSAIENADYLLALSGERQGRDAIVEALRAAGLQERAWDQRLVGFSKGMRQKVAIAVALLRAVPVLLLDEPTSGLDPRATADFNALVSAVRERGTAVLMVTHDLLSAADVADDIAFLEAGRVTHRVTANGPDRFDVRALHARFQVSGERIAA; the protein is encoded by the coding sequence ATGTCGCTCCCACCATCCGCCCCGATCCTGATCGAGGACCTGTCGGTCGCCTATGGCGATCATCGCGTTCTCGACGGGCTGTCCCTGGCCGTGGGATCGGGCAGCATCACCGCGTTGCTGGGCGGCAATGGCGCGGGCAAGTCGACCACCCTGTCCACCCTGCTCGGCTTTACGCGCGCGCAATCGGGGCGGATCGCGGTGTGCGGCGTCGATCCCGGCACGGCCCCCGACGCGGCGCGTCGCCACATCGCCTATCTGCCCGAGAATGTCGCGCTCTACGAGCATCTCTCGGCCATCGAGAATGCCGATTACCTGTTGGCGCTGAGCGGCGAGCGGCAGGGTCGCGACGCGATCGTCGAGGCGTTGCGGGCCGCCGGGTTGCAGGAGCGCGCCTGGGACCAGCGGCTGGTCGGTTTCTCCAAGGGCATGCGGCAGAAGGTGGCGATCGCCGTGGCGCTGCTCCGCGCCGTCCCCGTCCTGCTGCTCGACGAGCCGACCTCCGGGCTCGATCCGCGCGCCACGGCGGATTTCAACGCGCTGGTGTCGGCCGTGCGCGAACGCGGCACCGCCGTGCTGATGGTGACGCACGATCTGCTGAGCGCCGCCGATGTCGCCGACGACATCGCTTTTCTGGAGGCCGGTCGGGTCACCCACCGGGTGACGGCGAACGGGCCGGACCGGTTCGACGTGCGCGCGCTCCATGCCCGGTTCCAGGTGAGCGGGGAACGGATCGCGGCATGA
- a CDS encoding DUF3526 domain-containing protein — MRIVRLIARDELRLMLRNRVALIAFALIVLLTLVAVASSWSHQRGVAELRERHQHEAEHAFDAQPDRHPHRMVHYGHFIFRPLSPLAAFDPGVDAFTGNSMFLEGHRQNSPNFGDVRQSSLLIRFGQLTPAFVLQIVAPLLLIFLGFGSLARETERGTLRLLMLQGASRRQVVAGKLLALGGVALAAAAPAMLGLLVIAGQPGALGLPMLVIALGYLLYLGLWVVLILLVSAWVRRSRDALLVLVALWAVTTVLLPRAVPDLASGAVPLQNRLQTDVAIGRDLRRMGDSHNPDDPHFAQFKQALLDRYHVKRVEDLPVNYKGLLALEGERLTSELFDRYAAQSFAAQARQNGLVNAAGLLSPAIALRGLSMAAAGTDFAAHRRFLEQAEVYRYALVQRLNRMQAQDVSYADDTATDAGADRRKRIGGAHWRAIPDFHFIAPTDATLARAALPGLAILSLWLIAALALLGLATRRLGARR; from the coding sequence ATGAGGATCGTCCGCCTGATCGCACGCGACGAATTGCGGCTGATGCTGCGCAACCGTGTCGCCCTGATCGCCTTTGCGCTGATCGTGCTGCTGACCCTGGTGGCGGTCGCGAGCAGCTGGTCGCACCAGCGCGGCGTCGCCGAACTGCGCGAGCGGCATCAGCATGAGGCCGAACACGCCTTCGACGCGCAGCCCGACCGGCATCCGCACCGGATGGTCCATTATGGCCATTTCATCTTTCGTCCGCTCAGCCCGCTCGCGGCGTTCGATCCGGGTGTCGACGCCTTTACCGGCAACAGCATGTTCCTGGAGGGCCATCGACAGAATAGCCCGAATTTCGGCGATGTCCGGCAAAGCTCGCTGCTGATCCGCTTCGGCCAGCTGACCCCGGCCTTCGTGCTTCAGATCGTCGCCCCGCTGCTGCTGATCTTCCTCGGGTTCGGCAGTCTGGCGCGCGAGACGGAGCGCGGCACGCTGCGCCTGCTGATGTTGCAGGGGGCGTCGCGGCGACAGGTGGTGGCGGGCAAGCTGCTCGCGCTGGGCGGCGTGGCGCTTGCCGCCGCCGCACCGGCGATGCTCGGCCTGCTGGTCATCGCCGGACAGCCGGGCGCGCTGGGCCTGCCGATGCTGGTGATCGCGCTGGGCTATCTGCTCTATCTGGGCCTGTGGGTCGTGCTGATCCTGCTCGTCTCGGCCTGGGTCCGCCGCAGCCGCGATGCGTTGCTGGTGCTGGTCGCCTTGTGGGCGGTGACCACGGTGCTGCTGCCCCGTGCCGTGCCCGACCTGGCGAGCGGGGCCGTGCCCTTGCAGAACCGCCTGCAGACCGATGTCGCCATCGGGCGCGACCTGCGGCGCATGGGGGACAGCCACAATCCCGACGATCCCCATTTCGCGCAGTTCAAGCAGGCGCTGCTCGATCGCTACCATGTCAAGCGGGTCGAGGATCTGCCGGTCAACTATAAGGGGCTGCTCGCGCTGGAGGGGGAGCGGCTGACCTCCGAACTGTTCGACCGCTATGCCGCGCAGAGCTTCGCCGCGCAGGCCCGGCAGAATGGACTGGTGAACGCCGCCGGACTGCTCAGCCCCGCCATCGCGCTGCGCGGACTGTCGATGGCGGCGGCCGGCACCGACTTCGCCGCGCATCGCCGGTTCCTCGAACAGGCCGAGGTCTATCGCTATGCGCTGGTCCAGCGGCTGAACCGGATGCAGGCGCAGGATGTCAGCTATGCCGACGATACCGCCACCGATGCGGGGGCCGACCGGCGCAAGCGGATCGGTGGCGCGCATTGGCGGGCGATCCCCGATTTCCATTTCATCGCCCCCACCGATGCGACGCTGGCACGCGCCGCGCTGCCCGGCCTCGCCATATTGAGCCTGTGGCTGATCGCCGCCCTGGCCTTGCTGGGGCTGGCCACCCGCCGACTGGGAGCGCGCCGATGA
- a CDS encoding SDR family oxidoreductase, producing the protein MTDDPRTSQPTHFPDEPHQPSPGLTTAMRTKPDHGEGSYVGKGLLTDRIALITGGDSGIGRAVAIAYAREGADIAISYLADEQADAEETRRWVEKAGRRCLLLPGDIRDRDHCASLVERTVTELGGLDILVNNAAAQTMNEGLDSIDDDEMQDAFAANVFAMIRLAKAAAPHMKPGSAIINTTSEQAKIANKTMIVYAATKGAISSLTVGLSNLLAGDGIRVNAVAPGPIWTPIQPIAKSPQELETLGHDTPIRRAGQPGELAPAYVLLASAEGSYMSGNVVAVTGGVPIS; encoded by the coding sequence ATGACCGACGATCCCCGCACCAGCCAGCCGACGCATTTTCCCGACGAGCCGCACCAGCCCAGCCCCGGCCTGACCACCGCGATGCGCACCAAGCCCGATCATGGCGAGGGGAGCTATGTCGGCAAGGGGCTGCTCACGGACCGGATCGCGCTCATCACTGGCGGAGACTCAGGCATCGGCCGGGCCGTCGCCATCGCCTATGCCCGCGAGGGGGCCGACATCGCCATTTCCTACCTGGCCGACGAACAGGCCGATGCGGAGGAAACGCGCCGCTGGGTCGAAAAGGCGGGACGGCGTTGCCTGTTGCTGCCCGGCGACATCCGCGACCGGGATCATTGCGCCAGCCTGGTCGAACGCACCGTCACCGAGCTGGGCGGGCTGGATATCCTCGTCAACAACGCCGCCGCCCAGACCATGAACGAGGGGCTGGACAGCATCGACGATGACGAGATGCAGGACGCCTTCGCCGCCAATGTCTTTGCGATGATCCGTCTCGCCAAGGCGGCCGCGCCGCACATGAAGCCAGGCTCGGCGATCATCAACACGACCAGCGAGCAGGCCAAGATCGCGAACAAGACGATGATCGTCTATGCCGCGACCAAGGGCGCGATATCAAGCCTGACGGTAGGGCTTTCCAACCTTCTGGCGGGCGACGGCATTCGCGTGAACGCGGTGGCGCCCGGCCCGATCTGGACACCCATCCAGCCGATCGCCAAATCGCCGCAGGAGTTGGAGACGCTCGGCCATGACACGCCGATCAGGCGCGCCGGACAGCCGGGCGAACTGGCCCCCGCCTATGTGCTGCTCGCGTCGGCCGAGGGCAGCTACATGTCCGGCAACGTCGTCGCCGTCACTGGCGGCGTCCCGATCTCCTGA
- a CDS encoding DUF3526 domain-containing protein, with protein sequence MTLWRHELRLLQRQRLSVLALALLALLTIAALGTGMAEVARQRAAIAAIPPAQAEDIGAVADYVVRTRDAGSAAYYSFHATWDAPAPLAFSALGMRDVAPYILRVRALGLEAQIYDGDTFNPEVALPGRFDFAFVLVFLAPLFVIALFHDLVSGEREAGRQRMLDALPRGGAALWRRRTGLRLILLWAALGLPFAVAAAVEGVAIDVVLLVLGVIVAYLLFWIGLAALVGRLRWSSVANAATLAAAWLVLVLIVPTLGNVVIDRAIPVGQGAEIALAQREVVNHAWDIPREATMRRFYATHPELADSPPLGSDFHYKWYLAFHQNGDESVAPKVRAYRAALERRDRAGRAFGWVLPSVGVQALLTRLARTDLTAQLAYQDRIRAFHARLRSFYYGYVFYDRPFGRDEFRRAPRFDDRAGG encoded by the coding sequence ATGACCTTGTGGCGGCACGAACTTCGCTTGTTGCAGCGCCAGCGGCTGAGCGTCCTCGCGCTGGCGCTGCTCGCGCTGTTGACCATCGCCGCGCTGGGGACGGGCATGGCCGAGGTCGCTCGCCAGCGGGCCGCCATCGCCGCCATTCCGCCCGCCCAGGCCGAGGATATCGGCGCGGTCGCCGACTATGTCGTCCGGACCAGGGACGCCGGAAGCGCGGCCTATTACAGCTTTCACGCCACCTGGGACGCGCCCGCGCCGCTGGCTTTCTCGGCGCTGGGCATGCGCGACGTCGCGCCCTACATCCTGCGCGTCCGCGCGCTGGGGCTGGAAGCGCAGATCTATGACGGCGACACCTTCAATCCCGAGGTCGCCCTGCCCGGCCGGTTCGACTTTGCCTTCGTGCTGGTGTTCCTTGCCCCGCTGTTCGTGATCGCGCTGTTCCACGATCTGGTGTCGGGCGAGCGGGAGGCCGGGCGGCAGCGCATGCTCGACGCGTTGCCGCGCGGTGGTGCAGCGCTATGGCGGCGGAGGACCGGGTTGCGCCTGATCCTGCTATGGGCCGCGCTCGGCCTGCCGTTCGCGGTGGCGGCGGCGGTCGAGGGGGTCGCGATCGACGTCGTCCTGCTCGTGCTGGGCGTGATCGTCGCCTATCTGCTGTTCTGGATCGGCCTGGCCGCGCTGGTCGGGCGGTTGCGGTGGAGTTCGGTCGCCAATGCCGCGACGCTGGCGGCTGCCTGGCTGGTGCTGGTGCTGATCGTGCCGACGCTCGGCAATGTCGTCATCGATCGCGCCATTCCGGTCGGACAGGGTGCCGAGATCGCGCTCGCGCAACGCGAGGTCGTCAACCATGCCTGGGACATTCCGCGCGAGGCGACGATGCGCCGCTTCTATGCCACGCATCCCGAATTGGCGGACTCCCCGCCGCTGGGGAGCGACTTCCACTATAAATGGTATCTCGCCTTCCACCAGAATGGCGACGAGAGCGTCGCGCCCAAGGTGCGGGCCTATCGCGCCGCGCTGGAACGGCGCGACCGGGCGGGCCGCGCCTTTGGCTGGGTGTTGCCCTCGGTCGGGGTGCAGGCGCTGCTCACCCGGCTGGCACGGACCGACCTGACCGCGCAGCTGGCCTATCAGGATCGCATCCGCGCCTTTCATGCCCGTCTGCGATCCTTCTATTACGGCTATGTCTTCTACGACCGGCCGTTCGGCCGGGACGAGTTCCGGCGCGCGCCCCGGTTCGACGACCGGGCGGGAGGCTGA
- a CDS encoding M14 family metallopeptidase produces MTPLPALAEQVGSDDLSARILPPTMPWKGASERLIVAADDPWITPAEAAAFRTTPRYAEVRAWLERLDAASPLISVQSFGRTTEGREMIYVRASKGGPGKPVVLIQGGIHSGEIDGKDAGLMLLRDIALRGKDSLLDTVDLVFVPIYNIDGHEQRSAYNYPHIRGPAEKGRDANARDIDLNRDYAKLDAPESRAMIGLIRAFDPILYIDCHVSEGFDMQYDVTFTYAGWGKYARHRATAGWLEKRFGPAVSQALTAAGHVPTIYPSPIDTRQPDKGIRYSPEGPRYSTGYGDFIGMPTVLVENHMLKPYRRRVLGTYVLMEAALRIAGTDAARIAAAKAEDRASRPAELLTRWQPAPKPIGWVEDFKGVAFDTYLSPASGRREQRWLGKPISFRMPIIGQQPVETVRLPKAWWVPPAQTEVIDRLRLHGIAFETIATPRTLTVDRVRLIDPKVTQPKEGRYPITARFEHLRAEQAMPAGSVRVPADQPLGLLAAALLEPESQDSFLAWGFFPEMLAPAPDTDAFVLARLGEHVLATQPEVKAAFETRLRDEPGFAADPDARLAWLYAQAGPGHPHVLQYPVAREVD; encoded by the coding sequence ATGACGCCGCTTCCCGCTCTGGCGGAGCAGGTCGGGTCGGACGATCTGTCCGCCAGGATCCTGCCGCCGACGATGCCGTGGAAGGGCGCGAGCGAGCGGCTGATCGTCGCGGCGGACGACCCCTGGATCACCCCGGCCGAGGCCGCCGCCTTCCGCACCACGCCGCGCTATGCCGAGGTCCGCGCATGGCTGGAACGGCTCGACGCGGCATCGCCGCTGATTTCCGTGCAGAGCTTCGGCCGCACGACCGAGGGGCGCGAGATGATCTATGTCCGCGCCAGCAAGGGCGGGCCCGGCAAGCCGGTCGTGCTGATCCAGGGCGGCATCCATTCGGGCGAGATCGACGGCAAGGATGCCGGGCTGATGCTGCTGCGCGACATCGCGTTGCGCGGCAAGGACAGCCTGCTCGACACGGTCGATCTGGTGTTCGTGCCGATCTACAATATCGACGGCCACGAACAGCGCAGCGCGTACAACTATCCGCATATTCGCGGCCCGGCCGAAAAGGGCCGCGATGCGAATGCGCGCGATATCGACCTCAACCGTGATTATGCCAAGCTCGACGCGCCGGAGTCGCGCGCGATGATCGGCCTGATCCGCGCGTTCGACCCGATCCTCTATATCGACTGCCATGTCAGCGAAGGCTTCGACATGCAGTATGACGTGACCTTCACCTATGCAGGCTGGGGTAAATATGCGCGGCATCGTGCGACGGCCGGGTGGTTGGAGAAGCGCTTCGGCCCGGCCGTGTCGCAGGCGCTGACGGCCGCAGGGCATGTTCCGACCATCTATCCCAGCCCCATCGACACGCGCCAGCCCGACAAGGGCATACGCTACAGCCCCGAAGGGCCGCGCTATTCGACGGGCTATGGCGACTTCATCGGCATGCCGACGGTGCTGGTCGAGAACCACATGCTGAAGCCCTATCGTCGGCGGGTGCTGGGCACCTATGTGCTGATGGAGGCCGCTCTGAGGATCGCCGGGACCGATGCCGCCCGCATCGCCGCCGCCAAGGCCGAGGACCGGGCCAGCCGCCCGGCCGAACTCCTGACCCGCTGGCAGCCTGCGCCCAAGCCGATCGGATGGGTGGAGGATTTCAAGGGCGTGGCGTTCGACACCTATCTGTCACCCGCCTCGGGCCGCCGGGAGCAGCGCTGGCTGGGCAAGCCCATCTCCTTTCGCATGCCGATCATCGGCCAGCAGCCGGTCGAGACGGTCCGCCTGCCCAAAGCCTGGTGGGTGCCGCCCGCGCAGACCGAGGTGATCGACCGCCTGCGCCTGCACGGCATCGCGTTCGAGACGATCGCCACGCCCCGCACGCTGACGGTCGATAGGGTCCGGCTGATCGATCCCAAGGTGACGCAGCCCAAGGAGGGCCGCTATCCGATCACCGCGCGCTTCGAGCATCTACGGGCCGAACAGGCCATGCCCGCGGGCAGCGTGCGAGTGCCCGCCGACCAGCCACTCGGCCTGCTGGCCGCCGCGCTGCTGGAGCCGGAGAGCCAGGATTCCTTCCTGGCCTGGGGCTTCTTTCCCGAGATGCTGGCACCGGCGCCGGATACCGACGCCTTCGTCCTCGCCAGGCTGGGCGAACATGTCCTGGCGACCCAGCCCGAGGTGAAGGCCGCGTTCGAGACCAGGCTGCGCGACGAACCGGGCTTTGCCGCCGACCCCGATGCGCGGCTGGCCTGGCTCTATGCGCAGGCCGGGCCGGGGCACCCCCATGTCCTGCAATATCCGGTGGCGCGGGAAGTGGACTGA
- a CDS encoding carbohydrate porin, with protein MDKVRFKLGVIVGAAVLPVSPLWSRTVDPAATVVAEDRSPITSDPTTPQVSQHATKAVPLVLGQRRKGDETWQPLADDGITLALNYTGEAAANVTGGLERKAAYTGQIYVGADFDFDKIAGIGGGGLHLAITNRHGQSLSQIAIGNNTSVQEVWGTQNTHLAILTWEQRLFDNRLDIEAGKSQANIHFLNSPLYCNFQTNSACGNPTFVFKNSNFTYFPASSWMARAKLTIADNWFAHAGIYEVNPNRKRADDNGFSLSFKGGTGFIVPYEVGYASDFKTDRLPRHYILGGWVDRGDYADPLLDDRGGIAILSGRPSATRKGRSGLYARFDQMLTRPDMNSHRGLAVFGVAMTNLSGRVEERHFLELGLLQTGTFAWRDRDTIGFVINQQSFSDLAMARMRAARLSAGGNGDIRRNQYMMELAYGAQIGPAIRLSPNIQYILNPDQSGAPFRKTHIGNALVFGFKFTVDAPTLIAMARRD; from the coding sequence TCGCCGAGGATAGGTCGCCGATCACGTCCGATCCCACGACGCCGCAGGTCTCTCAACATGCGACCAAGGCCGTGCCGCTGGTCCTGGGCCAGCGGAGGAAGGGCGACGAGACCTGGCAGCCGCTGGCCGATGACGGCATCACCCTGGCGCTGAACTATACGGGCGAAGCCGCCGCCAACGTCACCGGCGGGCTGGAGCGCAAGGCCGCCTATACCGGGCAAATCTATGTCGGGGCCGATTTCGACTTCGACAAGATCGCGGGCATCGGCGGCGGTGGCCTTCACCTCGCGATCACCAACCGCCATGGCCAGAGCCTGTCGCAGATCGCGATCGGCAACAATACCTCGGTGCAGGAGGTATGGGGCACGCAGAACACCCATCTGGCTATCCTGACCTGGGAACAGAGGCTGTTCGACAACCGGCTCGATATCGAGGCGGGCAAGAGCCAGGCGAACATCCATTTCCTGAACTCGCCGCTCTACTGCAATTTCCAGACGAATTCCGCCTGCGGCAATCCCACCTTCGTCTTCAAGAACAGCAACTTCACCTATTTCCCGGCATCGAGCTGGATGGCCCGCGCCAAGCTGACCATCGCCGACAACTGGTTCGCCCATGCCGGCATCTATGAGGTCAACCCGAACCGCAAGCGGGCCGACGACAATGGCTTCAGCCTCAGCTTCAAGGGCGGCACGGGCTTCATCGTGCCCTATGAGGTCGGCTATGCCTCGGACTTCAAGACCGACCGCCTGCCGCGCCATTACATCCTGGGCGGCTGGGTCGATCGCGGCGATTATGCCGATCCGCTGCTCGACGACCGGGGCGGCATCGCGATCCTGAGCGGTCGCCCGTCCGCCACGCGCAAGGGGCGCAGCGGCCTCTATGCCCGTTTCGACCAGATGCTGACGCGCCCCGACATGAATTCGCACCGGGGGCTGGCGGTGTTCGGCGTCGCGATGACTAATTTGTCGGGCCGGGTCGAGGAGCGGCATTTCCTCGAACTGGGCCTGCTCCAGACGGGGACCTTTGCCTGGCGCGATCGCGATACGATCGGCTTCGTCATCAACCAGCAGAGCTTTTCCGACCTCGCGATGGCCCGGATGCGCGCCGCACGCCTGTCCGCCGGGGGCAATGGCGACATTCGCCGCAACCAATATATGATGGAGCTGGCCTATGGCGCCCAGATCGGCCCCGCCATCCGCCTGTCGCCCAACATCCAGTATATCCTGAACCCGGACCAGAGCGGCGCCCCGTTCCGCAAGACCCATATTGGCAATGCGCTCGTCTTCGGGTTCAAGTTCACGGTCGATGCGCCGACCCTGATCGCGATGGCGCGGCGCGACTAG